The Pungitius pungitius chromosome 14, fPunPun2.1, whole genome shotgun sequence genome contains the following window.
ggggcccacacacacaaacaaaaacaaagaaaagaatgattaaTTCACAAAACGAGTTCAGACAGAACAGCAGTGGAGGGGGTTTCCTCAGTATCTTGTGGGGCTTGCCTCCGCAGTTGGTCCGCTGGTCAGCCGTGCATCAGGCCAGTGCCGCTGGCTGCAAATTAACACATCGCTTAAAACAGCTGGCCAGAGCAACTGTAATCGCAGTACAGATGAGACAGCCTACCGTCGGAATATGGTGTCACACTTGAATACACCAGGCTGGAGAACCACGCTCTTTCAAATCAACTCAGCCGACAAGCGGGTGAGTACCGTTGATGGCACAGAATGGGAAGTTGCCACACCAGCTTCCTGCAGGCACGCTCCCTCAGCCGCAACCTCCAAACCACGGCTGGCCAAAGCCCACGaccaggtgagtctcacaggAGCCCCCAAGCAACCATTATACCCCCGAGAAGCGGAAAAAGGAAGACGCACCACAGGTAGGTGGACTGAAACATATACTCTCCCGGGGAGAGCCCCGCCCTGTGATCAAAAAGACGGGGAATAATTGTTTACAGCTGGGTATCCCACCGTGATTGGAGGTGCATAGGTGGCAAGCCACCTGGGTTAGACCAACCCACTAGACCGGTAAATTGAAGTGGACTGAGCCACTCTGTCACACTTACAAACTTACAGCTTcaaaagagaaatgaatgacACTTGGATTACAATTGATCTCTCGTTACCAATTGGTGTTTGGTGTTTCACGCACACATTGCACACCACTTCTGGCACGCGGAGCTGATGTTCTGGTGGGAGTTGTGTATGTAGGTTTttttatgtgagtgtgtgtgtgtgtgtcggcttgGATGGAGGCTCGCAATATTTCCTCAGACTAATTAACacctcagcaacaacaacaccagcATACGTTCCTACATAAATCTCCCAGCAGCTGAGTTTTCAGTTGAAACCCCGAGGAGGGAGCAGCTCGCCATGTGTGCTTGGAGACTTGTGGGAATTGTGGGTAGAGTGCTGGTGTGTTTTTGAGTATGAGTGTCCTACTAAAGGTCCTGTTGGTCAATTGCTGCGTTTTTATACAATATTGGAATGTTGTTGGTGCATATATAGCCAACAGCCTGCTTGGGGTCAGCGCTAGCAACTGCTTCATATCGGCAAGGTGCATTAAGATCAGAGAAGTTTTATGGCAAACAAACAGATGTGGGATGCTACGGTCTGTGCCTTTTGATGAAGaatatgtgacatttttttaatcagaatCATCTTTAAGTGTCTTGAAGCTCACTCGTACTGGCAGTACAATATTAACATAATAAAGAATGCATTTTTAGTATGCTGTATGTTGAATTCTGAATGGGAGACTGAGGGGTGTTTTCCTCCAACTTTTGAACATAAAAGAAAAGTCTGATCATAAAATGTAAAGATTATCCACTGCAGTGTTTTGGATGAGTGATAAATAGGGGATATATTCAGAAAGTAGACAAGAGGAAGCATATTTTTTCTGAAGATTAGAGTAACAGGCTGCGTGGACAAGGACATTGAATCCTTCTGTAAAACCTATTGCTTCcaacaaaaactaaacatcttatTTAAGAAATAGTATATTAATAGTATAACTaagtaaaaagagaaatatttagGCCTCGGTAGAGAAGACGTACTGAGCAGTTGTCTTGTTACTTGACCAAAGCAGGCAAGTATGGAGTATAAAGAAGTGATTTAGCAGTTTTCTTATTTCAACATGAATGGGCTTCACAAAGATGCTACGCTACTGTTTCGAATTATTTCAGGGTAGCCTGACCTGTCATTTTttataacaattttattaaagcTATTGAAATATTAAAAGTTCAAATGCAATGTGTTTTGCTTGTAAGAGCTTAACTGATGCCAGATTTATCTCAAATCCCCCACCAATTGTATTTCCAGCATTGATTCAAAACCTTTCTAAAATGTGCTGCATCTATATTAGACAAAGATATGTAATGGTGAGTATGATCTCCTACCTTTCCTGGAGGATGAGTAAAACAGCGGCTAGGTGATTAATGGGGAAGTGGCATCCCATCATAATGGGATTGGGGGGATGGGTACGGCAGAACGGGAGAGAACAGAAAAACACTGAGGAGGATGAGAGAAACGGCGAGGGAGGAATCTTAGAAGGGAACGTTttgtacaaagaaaaaaacgtgaATTCTTTCCCAGGAGGCGCGAAAAACACGGAAGGAAAACGAAGGAAGCAGAAACAGAGATACCAGCAGCAAATCaaatgtggaataaaaaaaagagacggcACGTGGCTGGTGCACACACAGTGCAAAGGTAAACCCCAGTGAGGTGGAGTGTGGTGAACAGAGCAAGCGGCAGCAGAGGAGTCAGTGAGTCCGACAAACATTGTGTAATCTCACACTCCCCCTGGGATCAACACAGCTGAACTCACCATCTAAGTAgcaatttttctttgtttctcttgcTCTTTGTTTGCATTTCATTACCTGTCCTGGTTAGTTTTTTCAGCTTCATCGCTCATCTGGCTACAAGTAGAGAGGTGGTCATTTTATTCTGCAGCCACAAATCTCACAATACGAGCAAATATCTTGCATTCCTCTGtgccttttgtaaaaaaaaaagacttcaatgATTCAATTTCTCCTCTCTGTGTAATTTCATTTGAGTGTGGACTGTAAATGAATTGCTCCGTGCTTCTGCCTCTGTGTCCCTTCCATCGTGCAAAGCACTCTGCTTTCCCTTTACCTCCTATATCGGTCCGTTTGGCCAGTGGACGCTCCGTGTCCGATTAAGACTTCCCAGACATTGATTTTTATTGGCTGTGTAATGGTGCAGAATCTAAACACTTATCAGCGTCAATGTGCTCTATGTAGTACAAGCTGTTAGGGAACGCGGAGGAGGCGATGGGGCATGGAGAGGTGGAACAAGCACTAGATGCCAGAATGGAAATTGATGATATCACAAGCAAGAAACGGTTTATGGGGTTTGCTTTTGCTGCagcctgactgctttgtgttaatgacaaaatgacaaacaaGGTTGGTGCACTATGGCAAAACGTTGTATCATTCAGAGGGGTTTGGCCTCCAAAAGCTGGAGACATGCATGGGGGGAAATGCTGAATGTAGAGAACATTTCAAGTCAATTGCAAATATAGAACGTTATCAAAGTTCTAACGTCACCCAAACTAATTCTAGCTTGACCTGACCTTCAGGTTGGCTAAAAAGAGGATGGGTGTATCAGATTTTTGGGTTTGGGTGCATTGTGTTCTCACCCAGGTGCACTGGCTGTCCCACTGTTGACAAATCTGTGTATAATCCCCGAAAGTTCTTAATCCCGgggtcacatttaaaaaatggatgAGAAATTAATCTGCTGTCATGTCTGTCAGGTATATTTTGACAGTGCCAGTGCTTATTTTCAACCAAATCCTTTTCTATGATCCAATACGGCCCAACCACCAACTAAACGCACCTAAATCCCTCTGTACAGACCTCGTCAAATGTTCTCTGTCCTTTTGTCCTTGTACtgaatattacattaaattgaCAAAACACCCAAAGCGCAGATCACAAAAAGAAGTTTGCAGCTCTGCTTCCCTGATCTAAGATTCGGCGGCGGTGAAGAGGCAGAAAGCGACTTCAAAGCCACGACAGAACGGATGCTTTTGCTGTGCTGGCAGACAGAAAGTTGGAAACTTGGTCACACTGTAGAAATGCGTTATTGCTTCCACCTCCACATGGATGCAAAGCTCAAGTATATTTTGTTTCAATGTCTGCCATGTTTGCCATATCTGCCTATGCCATGCTATGCCGTGCCATGCCATGCATGTGTGCTGCAGTAACCGGGCTAATTTCATTGCTTCTGGTTGAGTGGATCAAGAAGACCCACATTCACTgtctttcttctgttttctctccccctttcaTGCATTAATCTGCACAAAAGGCGGAATTAAAGCTCTGCTCCCTGGAGCCAGCATTCTCTTTTTAGATTgggaaaagaggagaaattGGGAGGACATGCTTATTTTGTGGCAGAGGGATTTCAGGATTCACTCTGAGGTGAAAGTTCTGGTTtaatctgtgacatttttttcagaGGATGCCAtaagaaaaacaatgttttagaatttcctttttcaaaataacagGTCAGTTTCTAGTGAATATAGCAagaaagtaagtaagtaagaagACAAATTATACACATGTTCAATTGTTATGAGCCTTCTTATGATTCTTTTGGCTGTATTTTGGAATCGGTTCAACTGTCCTCATCTAATACTTAATTTCCGGGGATGCTGCGAGGGGATTGGCGTGATTGTAAATAAAGGAGTCAGGACTCCAGCTCCATCACTAAATTCTGCCAGCCAGGTTGTGTCCTTAAAATAAGAACATTCTCTAGTcacaaaaaatatttgcaaTACCAATGCACaattattttcatatattttgatGTCCTTCTCATGAGGAAACTATTACGTTgctaaatgatatgtaattTTTAATGTTTGAACATGGATACATGTGTCATGTAATCATGATTTTGACTTGTTCATTGAACATGAACTCTCTTTGTAGAAGTGGAGTCTAAgccatttatatttttaaagttaGGCCATAGAGATGATCAATGCTAAAAGgttattttgatatttattgTGTTATCCGCCCCACAGAAGTCAAATCTTTGAGTTTGAAtgctaaataaaaatgtgtacaGATTGCTGTATTAcgacaaaatatttgaatgccaAAATTTCCATCCGCTTCAGCATTTTTTAACCTGCAACAGTGCTATATTATATCATGATAAATGTCTTAGATGATTTATACTGCAGATATAAAAGAATTGCCTGCCTGCTTAATTAAGAATATTTTATTACGTCAAACATTAGACTTATTAAtgcttacatatatttttgtttttatattatgttaagcattatgtgtgtgcacattttaaagaaattgaATTTGAAATAGAATAAATCTTGGGTAAAGCATCCGATAACTTTTAATCTTGAATAATGGTGGATAGCGTTATGATGAGGTGGCCCACATGGCTCATGAAAGTAGTTTCATTGTCATGTAAGTGCCTTCCACCCACACAGTATACATCCGGGGAGAAGGCCTCTCCTTTGATATTAGGGTGTCTCTATTGGAGACTCGCATTAAGGGAGGAAATACGTCTCTTAACAATCGCTGCCTTCACCCTTAGCACCTGCAATCACATGAAATTGGAGGTGTTCCTTTTGCCTTGTAGTCCTAAAATAGCTTGTGTGCAGCCTTGATGTCTTCTTTTGCAGTTGTCAGGATGGGTAAGGCCACTAGATAGACGCGTAGGACCTTGAGATTACTGCATTCGCAATATTTCAGATGCGTCAATGTATACCAAAGTGTGCGCATTTTACATACCATCTGCCAGCCGCTATGTGGGCTGTAACCTGACCGACACCACAACAAAAAATGCACGCACAGGTAGATTGTAATCTCTGGTGTGTATGATATGAATACATGACAGCATAGGTTATTGCATTGGAACATACCTCAATACTTTTGCCACTTTGCTGGAGTTTGAAACCATGCTGAAAATTGTGGAATTAGAACCACTAATGTATCAAACTCTACGGTTACATTCAAGCATTGTGCTGAAAGTACCACACGTTtgtaatatttattatattccATTTTATTTGTCAAGACTGATGAATGATTTACCTTTTACTTACGTGATGCCGTCAGGTATCCTTCTGTGTAAAAGGTTTTGTAGTTGGACATGAAAGGACAGACTAGATTCTTTAAAAAAGCAGATgcagagaaaagagagggagacaagtATGCATACAGGCATGCGCCGCATTGCATCAGATTGAAATAGTCAAAcagttcttttttattattattttaaattttaattaaGTTCATGACTTAGGGAGGTCCTTGCTTAGGTCTTTGCTGAGTTGGAGATGGATGTGCCGCTGCTGTTGCTTTTCAATTTCTTTCGGCTTTGCAGGGGAATCGTGAAGAGAAAAGCCTTCCCATATCACCTGCAACAGTCAGCATCACATATCTCATGTGTCTTTATTTCATTCACAGTATCTTACCCTTGTGTGAGCATATTCTtaaacactttcttttttttcctcacttcaTCTTTTGTTTATATTCTGACCTTCACAAGGAGTACTCAACCTTCCCCTCTCTTCACACTGCTTTCTTACATCCTTTATcaaatgagagaaaaaggggTGAGCAGAGCTGAAGGAAGGGCAGCTCCGTCATTATTCAGGATGATAATTGGTTTTATTACTGCAGTGTACAAGGCAAGTCCCAAACTAAGTTCATAGTAAGACACTGAGAATGTCTATATAGCTCATCATAAATGCTGAGAGCGGGGGATAGACTTGATGCACAGAGACAACCAAATCCTTTAATGAATTGATAGGTCTTATTGAAGCCGCATCAGCAGTACAACACATTGCAGACAGATGAGATTCTGTGCAAGGTGTGTCCTGCagtggggagttttttttttttttacagagtgaGTGGGTGTGGCTAACATCTTCACTGCACCAAGGCAAAACCTTCACTGGATATATATACAGCAGGCTATATCTGTGTGATAGGTCAGGCAACACAAGTAGAAGCAGATAACAAGTACTGCACCTCACACAATGCTGGTGTACATGAATCCCACTTTTATtttccacagaaaaaaaagatgtttcttttttctggtTGGTTTTGGTTACATTGAAACCACTATGAAAAACTGTAGCACCGGAGCAGATTTCTATTGCCCATTCTTTGATAAAAATGTCAATTTGTGCTATTTTTCAGTTTTGATCAGCTTTGATTAGGGAGAAACATTTACTTcttgaatataaaaaaagactagcatttcatttatttttccagtcatttgcaaaataaaatggaGAAAACTGTattaactttcttttttctgttttcatttaaatcacaacaaatacatttaaagcaaataaaaaattgGGAGGCATTTAGCATAATCCAAGCAGGGTATCAGCTTTCATgatgattattatatatttatatatttatatgtatacatatatatcatgtTTATATACAAGTATGGCACTTGATTAcacaaaagcaagaaaaaacacTTCACAAATAAAAGCAGTGGGCGCTTTGGTGTGTCATAAATTAAGGAAGTCACAGACGTTAGCGTGTGCAGCAAATTCACCAGATATTGTTTTGCAAGTCAGCTCTAAAGCAATGGAATGGTTACATATGTTAAGGTCAGTGGTGCAACACAGGCaacataaaaatatgaatcacgATGATGTATTTCAACTATAGGTCGTATCGTAGCCAGTAAGGATGTTTATATCTATGCAAATATAAATCTGGATGATAGCACTGTCCTTTAAACACTGTGTACGATGCCATTTAATTAGATTGATGCCAAAAACAGTTAGAAAGAAAAAGTCTTAAAAACACCGTCAGGTCAGTAGCACATTTTGGATAAGGTCAGGCCCTCAAGTGTTCACCTCGTAGtgcaatttttgcatttactctCTTCAAGTACAGCAGAACAAGCCCACAACGAGTAAATGTGTGAACATGTCCATTAAGCATCTTACAGAGTATAAATGTTACTAAAAAGTTGCAtcagtgcaataataaatgagTCAACAAACGTGTAACCCACACTTGCCATGAAGTCCTTAAAAGACCAACCAACAAATCAAAGAAATCTGCCCACTCTTAAGGTCATGACGCGAATTAGGCGTGCGAGCTGTCCACCATGTCCATCATGTTctcttttttacatgttttcgCTGCTTCTTTTCCATGTGTTACACATAAGCAGAGTCACTGGACTGAGTGCGGCCAAAATTAGGTACACTCATCCTCGGCAAGTCCTTATTTCTGATTTCATAAATGGACTTCCGCCGAGCCTGCACACCGCGCACGGCGGTTTTGATTTTCCTCCACCCCAAATGATTGAGTTCTGCCAGGTTCAACACCACGCAGAACCCGCTGACCGCGAACATGAAGACCAGGAACACGGTCTTCTCCGTAGGTCTGGAGACGTAGCACTCGACATCTTTAATGCAGGGGTAGCGGTCACATTCGTACACCGACGGGACGTTGAATCCGTACAAGAAGTACTGACCCACCAAAAAGCCGATCTCCAGCGCGTTTCGGAAAACCACCTGGATGATGTAAAACCGGGAGATGCCCTCTTGTCGCCTCATTTTGGACTTTGTAGTTCTCATTGCCGAATTAGGGATCTCTTTGACTTCTAAACAGTCCGGCTCGGCTTCTTTGGTGGAGTTCTCTGTGTTCTGAAGTACTCCGTTAACAATGGTGTTCTTGATCTTTTTGCTCTCGTCTCGCTTCAGTGAATCTTGATCCTTATCTAGTGTCAGATAGACTGTTGAGTACCGCCGCTCCTTCTGCTTGGCCGATTGATGCACCGAGTACGTGATAAAACAAAGACTCGGGGTGCATACCATGATGATTTGAAAGACCCAATATCTAATGTGTGAAATGGGAAATGCCTTGTCGTAGCATGCCTGGTTGCAGCCCGGTTGTAAGGTGTTACAAACAAACATGGTCTGCTCGTCATCATAGACAGTCTCTCCAACTATTGCTACGATTAGAATCCGGAAGATGACCACCACTGTTAGTAGGATCCTAAaaagcaagcaaacaaacaaacaaacaatgtgaAAATAAGTGTAAATATATGTGTGCTCACTGATACAAATGTGGTTCGGTTGTGCGCCGCCTCGATGGCTGCAGCGCTCACAGTCCAATTGGGAATGTGTGAAATTTAGGGAGCTGTCCAGTGCTGAAACAGGACGCTCTTGTGGAGAatgagtgtgtatgtgcgtctctgtgtgagtTTTTTCTTGTTAATATGCGTGTATCGTGTCTGTTTGGTGTGAGCTTTCTGATTAAATGGCTGGAATGAAATGACACGTAAGCAATTGCCATTGCTTTAATAGTGTAA
Protein-coding sequences here:
- the LOC119227459 gene encoding gap junction delta-2 protein — protein: MGEWTILERLLEAAVQQHSTMIGRILLTVVVIFRILIVAIVGETVYDDEQTMFVCNTLQPGCNQACYDKAFPISHIRYWVFQIIMVCTPSLCFITYSVHQSAKQKERRYSTVYLTLDKDQDSLKRDESKKIKNTIVNGVLQNTENSTKEAEPDCLEVKEIPNSAMRTTKSKMRRQEGISRFYIIQVVFRNALEIGFLVGQYFLYGFNVPSVYECDRYPCIKDVECYVSRPTEKTVFLVFMFAVSGFCVVLNLAELNHLGWRKIKTAVRGVQARRKSIYEIRNKDLPRMSVPNFGRTQSSDSAYV